The Winogradskyella schleiferi genome has a window encoding:
- the porT gene encoding type IX secretion/gliding motility protein PorT/SprT codes for MRKTIYVIAFLLTFQNVSAQLFTKEKVTNSIDNIDKKFLTWGYFIGFNQYDFNFDYNEDLKDILVDKSFGFHLGLIGDMRINDYLNLRLEPGVFFTTRNLRYDESYFEGMEFNNSDLLREVKSTYVHVPLLLKVSTKRINNFKPFIVGGVSAALNLSSNQDNPNDNSSGEFRMTKNTYFYEIGFGIDLYLLYFKFTPSIRGIFAMNDELIRDADPNSPWTGNVSKMQTRGVFINFTFQ; via the coding sequence ATGAGGAAAACAATTTATGTTATTGCATTTTTATTAACGTTCCAAAACGTTTCTGCTCAACTTTTTACCAAAGAAAAGGTAACTAATTCCATTGACAACATCGACAAGAAGTTTTTGACTTGGGGTTATTTTATTGGGTTTAACCAGTATGACTTTAATTTTGATTATAACGAAGACTTGAAAGATATTCTAGTTGATAAATCCTTTGGATTCCATTTAGGGCTTATTGGTGATATGCGAATCAATGATTATCTCAATTTAAGACTTGAACCAGGCGTTTTCTTTACCACAAGAAATTTGCGTTATGACGAAAGTTATTTTGAAGGTATGGAATTTAATAATTCTGATTTGCTAAGAGAAGTAAAATCCACTTATGTCCATGTGCCTTTATTATTAAAAGTATCCACTAAACGGATTAATAATTTTAAACCATTTATTGTAGGAGGCGTTTCGGCTGCCCTAAACCTTTCAAGTAATCAAGATAACCCAAATGACAATAGTTCTGGTGAGTTTAGAATGACCAAAAACACGTACTTCTATGAAATAGGTTTTGGTATAGATTTGTATTTACTCTATTTCAAATTTACGCCATCCATACGCGGTATTTTTGCTATGAATGATGAACTTATTAGAGATGCCGACCCAAATAGTCCTTGGACAGGAAATGTCTCAAAAATGCAAACCAGAGGTGTTTTTATCAATTTCACATTTCAATAG